CTCCTCGCAAATGAGTTGGATCAGATCGTGCCGGTGTGCCCGAATCCTCCGGCACCGCGTGCGGTGTCCGAAAGATTTTCCTGCGGGATGATCTCCGCGCGCACGACAGGCTGAAAAACGAGCTGGGCTATGCGCTGTCCCCGGGTCACGGTGCGGGTCTGGTCCGAAGTGTTCAGGAGGCTGACCAGGATCTCACCGCGATAGTCCGGATCGATGACCCCAACCCCCTGACTGACAACCAGGCCGTCCTTGGTTCCCAGGCCGCTTCGGGAATAGACAAAACCGGCCACTCCCGGCATCGTGCATTCCACGGCGATGCCCGTTGGAAAGCGGTGCCTTCCTCCGGGGGGGATCAAAACCTCCGCTTCCGCCATACAAGCCCGCAGATCAATACCGGCCGATCCCGAAGTGGCATAATTGAACTTCTCCGGCGGGCACGTTTCCGATAAAAAACGGACCTTGACCGGCATGCTGACAATTCCGGAACAGGGATTCATTTCTTCTCCTGGGCATGCTAGCTTGTACTCCAAGCGCATGCAGGGATGCGTTACAAATTTATGACAGGGGGATTTATGCAACCATTGCATGTCTATACAGTTGTGCCCAAGCTTCCGGAAAAACTTCTGCCGCTCAAGACGCTGGCAAGCAACCTCTATTTTTCATGGCAGCATGAAATCGAGGAATTCTTTGCCCAGATAGACCGCGAACTGTGGGAAAAAAGCGAACACAATCCGGTCTGGTTCCTGAACCATCTGCCTCAGAGCACACTGGAAGAACTGGGCGAGGATGAATTCTTTCTGGACCGTCTGTCAACCATTGCGGCGGGTTTCGAAAAATACATCTCCAAGCGCGGCCCCATGACCGGGCTCGACGCCCTCGATAGCGGGCCGGTGGTCGCCTATTTCAGCGCCGAATACGGCATCGCCCAATGCCTGCCCGTGTATTCGGGAGGGCTTGGCGTGCTGGCCGGAGACCATCTCAAATCCGCCAGTGACCTGAACATTCCACTGGTCGGGATCGGCCTTTGCTACCAGCGCGGATTTTTCCGCCAGTACCTGACTCACGACGGCTGGCAGCAGGAGCGCTATCAGCCCAATGACTTCGAGCAGATGCCCCTCTTTGCCGTGCTCGACGAGGAGGGCCTGCCGCTCAAGGTACGTTTCCAGATGCAGGGCAAGCCCCTCTATTTCCGCGTCTGGCGGGCCGACGTGGGTCGCGTGCCACTCTTTCTGATGGACACCAACATCCCCGAAAACACGCCCGAGCGCCGGGAACTGACTTCCCAGCTCTACGGCGGCGATCTGGAAATGCGCCTCATGCAGGAATACCTGCTCGGCATCGGCGGCATCAAGGCCCTGGAGGCCATGGGCCTCTCGCCCCGGGTCATCCACATGAACGAAGGGCATTCGGCCTTTGCCGGTCTGGAAAGAATCCGCGTGCTCATGCAGGACCGGCACCTGTCTTTCGAGGCGGCCCTGGAACTGGTCGCCCAGAGCTCGGTCTTCACCACGCACACGCCTGTTCCGGCGGGCAACGACCGTTTCTCCCCGGACCTCATGGCCAGATACTTCCAGGAATACTCCGCAGACCTCGGACTCTCCTGGAAGGTTTTCCTGGCCCTTGGCCGGGAAAACACCCGCGACGAGGCCGAGCACTTCTGCATGACGATCCTGGCCCTGCGCCTGTCCCGGTTCAACAACGGCGTAAGCCGACTGCACGGCAAGGTCTCGCGCAAGATGTGGGCCAATGTCTGGTCCCAGTACCCCGAAGAGGACGTGCCCATCACCTGGGTCACCAATGGCATCCATTTCCCGACCTGGGTGGCGCCTGAAATGTCCGTTCTCTACGACCGCTTCCTCGGCCAGTCCTGGCGCGAAGACCCGGACTGCGAAAGGGTCGGCGAAAAATTCGGATCCATCCCGGACATCGAGCTCTGGCGCGCCCACGAGCGCTTGCGGGAACACCTGGTCGATTTCGTGCGGCGCCGGCTACAGCAGCAGATCATGTCCCGGGGCGGCCGCAGCTGGGAGCTCGAAGTGGCGGACAATGTCCTCAATCCCGAGGCCCTGACCATCGGCTTCGCCCGGCGCTTCGCGTCCTACAAGCGCGCCTACCTGCTCCTGAAGGACGATGACCGCCTGAAACGCCTCGTCACCGACCCCGCCCGCCCGGTGCAGTTCGTCTTTGCTGGCAAGGCTCATCCCCGGGACAACGAGGGCAAGAAAATCATCCAGGAGCTCATCAGCCTCTGCCAGTCCCCCGAAAGCCGCGCGTCCATGGTCTTTCTGGAAGACTACGACATGCAGGTCGCCCGCTATCTGGTTCAGGGCTGCGACATCTGGCTCAACAACCCGCGCCGCCCGCTTGAGGCCTGCGGCACCAGCGGCATGAAGGCCATGGCCAATGGCGTCCTTAACCTGAGCACCCTCGATGGCTGGTGGGACGAAGCCTGGAGCCCGGACAATTCCGTGGGCTGGGCCATCGGCAACGCCGAGGAATACGACGATGTCGAATACCAGGACTTCGTGGAGAGCCAGACCCTCTACAACATCCTCGAAAAAGACGTCATCCCGCTCTTCTACGACCGCGCACAGGGCTCTTTCCCGAGGCGCTGGGTGCAGAAGATGAAGCAGGCGCTCAAAACCCTGGGTCCGGTCTTCAATGGGCACCGCATGGTCGAGGAATATTCCAAACGCGCCTATCTCCCGTCCAACATCAGCTACGGCAAGCTCTCGGCCAACGAGTACCGCCCGGTCATGGAACTGGCCGAGTGGCGCATGAACCTGCTCACCCACTGGGGCGGGCTGGACATCCGCAACGTGCAGTGCATCACGGCCCATGAGATGTTCGTCGGCGAGAACCTTGAGGTCAGCGCCGAGGTCAAGGTCGAGGGACTCGGCATCCAGGACATCCGCGTGGAGATCTACACCGGCCCCCTCGATCACACCGGCAAATTCGCGAGCAGGTCCACCTTCCTCATGAGTCCGGATGAACGCACGGCGGACGGCTGGTACGTGTATCGCGGCAAGGCCATGCCCATGGCCACCGGCAAGTTCGGATTTACCGTGCGCATCCTGCCGCACCACCCACTGCTGCGCGACGCACACAGCCTGGGCCTGATCTTCTGGGCCGACGAGCCCGCGCCAAAACTCCAAGGGTAGAGGGATGGCCAAGAAAGTCGATCGGGCCGATGTGGTCCTGGCCGAACAGGGGCTGGTCGAGAGTCGCGAAAAGGCCAAGCGGATGATCATGGCCGGCCAGGTTCTGCTGCTCCAGGGCGAGGCCCGGACCCCCGTGGCCAAGCCCGGGCAGCAGATTCCGCGCGATGCGCGGCTGGAGCTCAAGGAGGCGGAGCGTTTCGTATCGCGCGGCGGCTACAAGCTGCTCACGGCCCTTGGGCATTTCGCCCTGGACGTGAGCGGCATGGTCGCCCTTGACGCAGGGGCCTCCACCGGGGGATTCACGGACTGCCTGCTGCAATTCGGGGCCGCGCGGGTCTACGCCGTGGACGTGGGGCACGCCCAGCTGCACTGGAAGCTGGTCACGGATCCGCGCGTCGTGAATCTGGAGCGGGTCAACCTGCGCCACGCCACCGCCGACCTCATTCCCGAAAAAGTGGATCTGGTGGTGGCCGACTGCTCCTTCATCTCCCTGCGACTCATCCTGCCCTCCTGCCTGCAATTCCTGAAGGACGAAGGGCAGATCCTGGCCCTGGTCAAGCCGCAGTTCGAACTGGGGCCCGAGCACGCGGTCAAGGGAGTAGTCCGCTCGGAGGAGTTGCAGCTCAGAGCCGTGGCCGAAATACAGGAATTCGCACGGGAGGAGCTCGGACTGCGCGTCCTGGGCTCCGTCGCGGCAGGGATCAAGGGCCCCAAGGGCAACCAGGAATACCTCCTCCATTTACGACGCTGAGTTCAGACTTTGCCAAGAGAGGCCGATGCGGGTACAGACCGCGTTCATCATCAACACCTCAACCAAATTCGAGCCCATGCCTGACAGATTTCTGACCGAAGACCGCAAAACCAAGCTCAGAGCCGTACTGGCCAAACGCCAGCCCGACCTGACGCTGGTACTGAACAATATCCACGACCCGCACAACGTGTCCGCCATCCTGCGCAGCTGCGACGCCTTCGGGGTGTTCGGCGTGCACCTCTATTACACCAAGGAAAAATTTCCATCCCTGGCCAACAGCTCCTCCGGTTCCGCCAAGAAATGGATCGACCTGACCCGCCACCGCGAAGCAGGAACCATGATCCAGGGCCTGCGCGACCGGGGCATGCAGATCGTGGGCACGGGCTTCAGCTCCACGGCAAGGCCCATCATGGATATCGATTTCACCAAACCCACGGCCATCATTCTCGGCAACGAGCACCGGGGCATGGACCCCGACGTCAAGATCCATGTACCGGACGAAATCTACATCCCCATGTTCGGCATGGTTCAGAGCCTGAACGTGTCCGTGGCCGCCGCGACCATCCTCTACGAGGCCATGCGCCAGCGCCTGGCCGCCGGGATGTACGATCAGAGCCCGCTGAGCGAGGAAGAATTCGAAGACGTATACGCCGACTGGTGCAAGCGCGGCAAAGACTACTAGCCGGGGCCTGGCCCCTGGAGAACCCATGGCGGGAAACACTTTCGGCAGCATCTTCAAACTGACGACCTTCGGCGAATCCCACGGCCCGGCCCTGGGCGGGGTGGTGGACGGATGTCCCGCCGGGATCATCCTGGACGAGGCCGCCATTCAGACGGAACTCGACAAGCGCAGACCCGGTCAGGGCGGCCTGGCCGTCACCGCCCGCAACGAACCGGACCGCATCCGGCTCTTGTCCGGCGTCTTCGAGGGCCGCACCACGGGCACGTCCATCGGCTTCGCCATCGAAAACACAGACCAGCGTTCCCGCGACTACGGCGATATAAAAGACGT
This Desulfomicrobium apsheronum DNA region includes the following protein-coding sequences:
- a CDS encoding TrmH family RNA methyltransferase, with the translated sequence MPDRFLTEDRKTKLRAVLAKRQPDLTLVLNNIHDPHNVSAILRSCDAFGVFGVHLYYTKEKFPSLANSSSGSAKKWIDLTRHREAGTMIQGLRDRGMQIVGTGFSSTARPIMDIDFTKPTAIILGNEHRGMDPDVKIHVPDEIYIPMFGMVQSLNVSVAAATILYEAMRQRLAAGMYDQSPLSEEEFEDVYADWCKRGKDY
- the glgP gene encoding alpha-glucan family phosphorylase, with the translated sequence MQPLHVYTVVPKLPEKLLPLKTLASNLYFSWQHEIEEFFAQIDRELWEKSEHNPVWFLNHLPQSTLEELGEDEFFLDRLSTIAAGFEKYISKRGPMTGLDALDSGPVVAYFSAEYGIAQCLPVYSGGLGVLAGDHLKSASDLNIPLVGIGLCYQRGFFRQYLTHDGWQQERYQPNDFEQMPLFAVLDEEGLPLKVRFQMQGKPLYFRVWRADVGRVPLFLMDTNIPENTPERRELTSQLYGGDLEMRLMQEYLLGIGGIKALEAMGLSPRVIHMNEGHSAFAGLERIRVLMQDRHLSFEAALELVAQSSVFTTHTPVPAGNDRFSPDLMARYFQEYSADLGLSWKVFLALGRENTRDEAEHFCMTILALRLSRFNNGVSRLHGKVSRKMWANVWSQYPEEDVPITWVTNGIHFPTWVAPEMSVLYDRFLGQSWREDPDCERVGEKFGSIPDIELWRAHERLREHLVDFVRRRLQQQIMSRGGRSWELEVADNVLNPEALTIGFARRFASYKRAYLLLKDDDRLKRLVTDPARPVQFVFAGKAHPRDNEGKKIIQELISLCQSPESRASMVFLEDYDMQVARYLVQGCDIWLNNPRRPLEACGTSGMKAMANGVLNLSTLDGWWDEAWSPDNSVGWAIGNAEEYDDVEYQDFVESQTLYNILEKDVIPLFYDRAQGSFPRRWVQKMKQALKTLGPVFNGHRMVEEYSKRAYLPSNISYGKLSANEYRPVMELAEWRMNLLTHWGGLDIRNVQCITAHEMFVGENLEVSAEVKVEGLGIQDIRVEIYTGPLDHTGKFASRSTFLMSPDERTADGWYVYRGKAMPMATGKFGFTVRILPHHPLLRDAHSLGLIFWADEPAPKLQG
- the dut gene encoding dUTP diphosphatase, whose protein sequence is MNPCSGIVSMPVKVRFLSETCPPEKFNYATSGSAGIDLRACMAEAEVLIPPGGRHRFPTGIAVECTMPGVAGFVYSRSGLGTKDGLVVSQGVGVIDPDYRGEILVSLLNTSDQTRTVTRGQRIAQLVFQPVVRAEIIPQENLSDTARGAGGFGHTGTI
- a CDS encoding TlyA family RNA methyltransferase, which produces MAKKVDRADVVLAEQGLVESREKAKRMIMAGQVLLLQGEARTPVAKPGQQIPRDARLELKEAERFVSRGGYKLLTALGHFALDVSGMVALDAGASTGGFTDCLLQFGAARVYAVDVGHAQLHWKLVTDPRVVNLERVNLRHATADLIPEKVDLVVADCSFISLRLILPSCLQFLKDEGQILALVKPQFELGPEHAVKGVVRSEELQLRAVAEIQEFAREELGLRVLGSVAAGIKGPKGNQEYLLHLRR